One genomic region from Deltaproteobacteria bacterium encodes:
- the lon gene encoding endopeptidase La encodes MADFPIRASGEEEGQELRPVGFEEDPANVRVPTELPILPLRGVVVFPSAIVPLLISRGSSLKLVEDCLKGERILGLAAQKNAEDENPVAGALFSRGSAGRILKMLKYPDGSMRILVQGVQRIEIKEYLQHEPYLRARIVPLAENHQPAADVSPLQAHMVSQFSKFVSMVPYLPDELQGVVMNMRDPARVTDLIASQLNVSSDEKQDLLNTLDVRARLEKLSSILNREIELVELGNKIQSQVQTELNKNQKEFYLRQQMRAIQKELGEGDTRSNEVDDLKKKIEDAKMPEAAKKAADNELDRLRMIPPESAEHSMVRTYLEWLVNLPWSISTEDHLDIPHARQVLDEDHYDLEKIKDRILEYLAVRKLRQDPKGPILCFVGPPGVGKTSLGRSIARAIGRKFVRISLGGVRDEAEIRGHRRTYIGSLPGRIVQSLRTAGSNNPLFMLDEIDKLGMDFRGDPSSALLEVLDPEQNFSFQDHYLDIPFDLSKVMFITTANYLEPVPPALRDRMEVIELAGYTDEEKLEIAKRHLIPKQIRENGLTSELITFTDDAVLLVTRSYTHEAGVRNLERELGRLCRKVARAVTEGRTEITEITPTRVVELLGPEKFFSEVTERTMEPGVAIGLAWTPNGGDILFIEATRMAGKKGLTLTGHLGDVMKESAQAALSYIRSRADRLGVPADFFENCDLHIHVPAGATPKDGPSAGITMATALASLLTGRPLRSHLAMTGEITLRGRVMPIGGVKEKVLAARRAGVTMIILPSRNEKDLEDVPESIRRDLQFRFVETIDEVLDIALEPLVVPVDAALPAFSEATTAATPPA; translated from the coding sequence AAAAAAATGCGGAAGACGAGAACCCCGTTGCTGGCGCGCTGTTCTCGCGCGGCAGTGCCGGACGCATCCTCAAGATGTTGAAATACCCCGACGGCAGCATGCGCATTCTGGTCCAGGGTGTCCAACGTATCGAGATTAAAGAGTATCTACAGCACGAACCCTATCTGCGAGCGCGGATCGTACCTTTAGCGGAAAACCATCAGCCGGCAGCGGATGTGAGCCCGCTGCAAGCCCACATGGTGAGCCAGTTCTCGAAGTTCGTCTCCATGGTGCCCTATTTGCCGGACGAACTTCAGGGCGTGGTCATGAATATGAGAGATCCCGCCCGGGTGACCGATTTAATCGCTTCTCAGCTCAACGTTTCGAGCGACGAGAAACAGGACTTGTTGAATACCCTCGACGTGCGCGCACGCCTGGAGAAATTGTCCAGCATCCTCAATCGAGAAATCGAATTAGTCGAGCTGGGCAATAAAATCCAATCCCAAGTCCAGACCGAGCTGAACAAGAATCAGAAAGAGTTCTATCTGCGCCAGCAGATGCGGGCGATTCAAAAGGAATTGGGCGAGGGCGACACGCGTTCCAACGAAGTCGATGATCTGAAGAAGAAAATCGAAGACGCCAAAATGCCGGAGGCGGCGAAGAAGGCGGCGGACAACGAACTCGATCGCCTGCGCATGATCCCCCCCGAATCCGCCGAGCACTCGATGGTGCGCACCTATCTGGAGTGGCTCGTCAATCTGCCCTGGTCAATCTCGACTGAAGACCACCTCGATATTCCCCATGCGAGACAGGTGCTGGACGAAGATCATTACGATCTAGAGAAAATTAAAGATCGGATTCTCGAATATCTTGCCGTGCGCAAACTACGTCAGGACCCCAAAGGACCGATCCTGTGCTTCGTCGGTCCTCCGGGCGTTGGCAAAACCTCTCTGGGTCGCTCGATTGCCCGCGCCATAGGTCGGAAATTTGTGCGCATTTCTCTGGGCGGGGTGCGAGACGAAGCGGAAATCCGCGGTCATCGGCGCACGTACATTGGCTCCTTGCCGGGCCGCATCGTGCAGTCCTTGCGCACGGCGGGCTCGAATAACCCGCTCTTCATGCTCGACGAGATCGATAAACTCGGCATGGACTTTCGTGGCGACCCGTCGTCGGCCCTTTTGGAAGTCCTCGATCCTGAACAGAATTTCTCTTTCCAGGATCATTACCTCGATATCCCTTTCGATCTATCCAAGGTCATGTTCATCACGACCGCCAACTACCTGGAGCCGGTGCCTCCCGCCTTGCGCGATCGTATGGAAGTCATCGAGTTAGCCGGATACACGGATGAGGAAAAGCTGGAGATTGCCAAACGGCACCTGATTCCCAAACAAATTAGGGAAAATGGGCTCACTTCGGAACTCATCACCTTCACCGATGACGCGGTCCTGTTGGTGACACGCAGCTATACGCACGAAGCCGGCGTCAGGAACCTCGAACGCGAGTTAGGCCGGCTGTGTCGCAAAGTCGCGCGTGCCGTCACCGAAGGCCGCACGGAAATCACCGAGATTACCCCGACCCGGGTCGTCGAGCTGCTCGGTCCAGAAAAATTCTTTTCCGAAGTTACCGAACGCACGATGGAACCGGGGGTTGCAATTGGCCTGGCCTGGACTCCCAATGGTGGGGACATTCTTTTTATCGAAGCCACGCGCATGGCCGGAAAAAAGGGACTCACCCTGACAGGGCATCTTGGCGATGTCATGAAGGAATCGGCCCAAGCCGCCTTGTCCTACATTCGCTCCCGCGCCGACCGGCTGGGTGTTCCCGCCGATTTTTTCGAGAACTGCGACCTGCATATTCACGTGCCTGCCGGTGCCACTCCCAAAGATGGACCGTCGGCAGGGATCACGATGGCCACTGCCCTGGCATCGCTGCTGACCGGGCGTCCGCTGCGGTCGCACCTCGCCATGACCGGAGAAATCACTCTGCGCGGGCGCGTCATGCCGATCGGTGGCGTGAAAGAAAAGGTGCTCGCCGCGCGGCGCGCCGGCGTAACCATGATCATCCTTCCCAGCCGTAACGAAAAAGACTTGGAAGATGTGCCAGAGAGCATCCGCCGGGATCTCCAGTTCCGCTTTGTCGAGACTATTGACGAAGTGCTGGATATCGCGCTGGAGCCGCTCGTTGTCCCGGTAGATGCAGCCCTTCCAGCCTTTAGCGAGGCGACTACCGCAGCGACGCCGCCAGCATAA